One segment of Anopheles stephensi strain Indian chromosome 3, UCI_ANSTEP_V1.0, whole genome shotgun sequence DNA contains the following:
- the LOC118509372 gene encoding location of vulva defective 1-like isoform X3 produces the protein MVRLVVLLLCVSMATTQKPGNFNFKEKGFKSSQSYASQLSARDSGELLDLNALDEDFEDDPELSVLSEITNEIRLRQEAVKASAEQSEEDGAGRVKRQAINNRTSRRGRVTYRDTPTITNRVDARYYTSDDYVDYPTTPRLNKNLRDNYSEYRLLSKSRIAANEPVKPSRPRATTTQTTLARNAARSRNRNTLKSLAYKPNVYNANSRRPTFTLSAYNKAPTRPSSNSRRGGTSRGAYKDEEPGRNWNRFGQATPSTQDWRRKTVSLGSSNIQPSTAALTVTFFLPTDTTVSVVANSKTEISLIKTTTTSIEEICTSCFSLTQGPNGLPVHVLNKEITSFNNDGLFEITKFILSSTPTTTISVSQNTFRGRSTAYSATISTTIYEATPFVQTKGKPADPNSVLSNAPLANILLSQLLLGNLGVPQEPNFIPRPTEFLPDPNRYQVVVTTATDYKTHVKEVVETITQTKSIVLPVTFQGREILTTVYESDVTSTVITSFITETLTIPTTSTIRIQPTTNPADDLSNKLSLLLPLLEERERQNRLLSAIEPTLPVVAPVPPTIAPSPTATSAVSKVYVSGQHPGEFSVSFTTIFNT, from the exons ATGGTACGTTTAGTGGTTCTTTTGCTGTGCGTGTCGATGGCGACAACGCAAAAACCGGGCAATTTTAACTTCAAAGAGAAAG GTTTCAAAAGCAGCCAAAGCTACG CATCTCAGCTCTCGG CACGCGATTCGGGCGAGTTGCTTGATTTGAACGCGCTGGATGAAGATTTCGAGGACGATCCGGAGCTGAGTGTGCTGAGCGAAATTACGAACGAAATACGGTTGCGCCAGGAAGCGGTTAAAGCATCCGCGGAACAGTCCGAAGAAGACGGTGCTGGGCGAGTGAAGCGTCAAGCGATCAATAACCGCACGTCACGCCGTGGTCGGGTGACGTACCGGGACACACCCACGATCACCAATCGGGTAGATGCACGGTACTACACGTCGGACGATTATGTCGACTATCCGACAACGCCCCGGTTGAACAAAAACCTGCGCGACAACTACTCCGAGTATCGGTTGCTGTCGAAGAGTCGCATCGCCGCGAACGAACCGGTCAAACCGAGCAGGCCGCGTGCCACCACGACCCAAACGACACTTGCCCGGAATGCGGCACGATCGCGCAATCGTAATACGCTCAAATCGCTGGCCTACAAACCCAACGTTTACAATGCCAACAGTCGCCGGCCAACGTTTACGCTGTCCGCGTACAATAAGGCTCCTACGCGACCGAGCAGCAACTCACGCCGGGGAGGAACGTCACGGGGCGCGTACAAGGATGAGGAGCCGGGTCGGAACTGGAATCGGTTTGGGCAGGCTACTCCCTCGACACAGGATTGGCGTCGGAAGACGGTCAGTCTCGGTAGCTCCAACATTCAACCGAGTACGGCCGCCCTGACGGTAACGTTCTTCCTGCCGACGGACACAACCGTATCGGTGGTTGCCAACTCCAAGACGGAGATCAGCTTGATCAAGACGACCACAACGAGCATTGAGGAGATCTGTACGTCCTGCTTCTCGCTCACGCAAGGTCCCAACGGACTGCCCGTGCACGTGCTCAACAAGGAGATAACGTCCTTCAACAACGATGGTCTGTTCGAGATCACCAAGTTCATTCTCAGCTCGACACCTACCACCACGATCTCGGTGTCGCAGAACACCTTCCGCGGCCGCTCCACCGCATATTCGGCCACCATTTCGACCACCATCTACGAGGCGACGCCGTTCGTACAAACCAAGGGCAAACCGGCCGATCCTAACTCGGTACTGTCGAACGCTCCGTTGGCCAATATCTTGCTTTCCCAGCTGCTGCTCGGAAATCTGGGCGTACCGCAAGAGCCTAACTTTATCCCGCGACCGACCGAATTCCTGCCCGACCCGAACCGCTACCAGGTCGTGGTGACGACGGCCACCGATTACAAGACGCACGTGAAGGAGGTGGTCGAAACGATCACGCAGACGAAATCGATCGTACTGCCGGTTACGTTCCAGGGACGCGAAATCTTAACGACTGTGTACGAAAGTGACGTCACCAGCACGGTGATAACATCGTTCATTACCGAAACACTTACCATTCCGACGACTTCAACGATTCGCATTCAGCCCACCACGAACCCGGCAGATGATTTGTCCAACAAGTTGAgtctgctgctgccactgctggaAGAGCGAGAACGACAGAACCGTCTACTGTCCGCCATTGAGCCAACGCTGCCCGTCGTTGCACCGGTACCACCAACGATTGCACCCTCGCCTACGGCCACTAGTGCCGTGTCGAAGGTGTACGTGTCCGGACAACATCCCGGCGAGTTTAGCGTGTCGTTTACCACCATCTTCAACACGTAA
- the LOC118509372 gene encoding uncharacterized protein LOC118509372 isoform X1, whose amino-acid sequence MVRLVVLLLCVSMATTQKPGNFNFKEKGFKSSQSYDIDPQVLEIQRQNLITQKILQRYLERRLHPGRKPQIRVPSVEEILPKPFSPLASVRDVRQQNQTGANDNGGSRYDLFNVRNGRQYNRTQLEEDGSGADEAYHDEELPGGEDYREERELDQYDDLGESFDNDRYDIESLQSGESEHVDSFYRDKYYSRQRASQLSARDSGELLDLNALDEDFEDDPELSVLSEITNEIRLRQEAVKASAEQSEEDGAGRVKRQAINNRTSRRGRVTYRDTPTITNRVDARYYTSDDYVDYPTTPRLNKNLRDNYSEYRLLSKSRIAANEPVKPSRPRATTTQTTLARNAARSRNRNTLKSLAYKPNVYNANSRRPTFTLSAYNKAPTRPSSNSRRGGTSRGAYKDEEPGRNWNRFGQATPSTQDWRRKTVSLGSSNIQPSTAALTVTFFLPTDTTVSVVANSKTEISLIKTTTTSIEEICTSCFSLTQGPNGLPVHVLNKEITSFNNDGLFEITKFILSSTPTTTISVSQNTFRGRSTAYSATISTTIYEATPFVQTKGKPADPNSVLSNAPLANILLSQLLLGNLGVPQEPNFIPRPTEFLPDPNRYQVVVTTATDYKTHVKEVVETITQTKSIVLPVTFQGREILTTVYESDVTSTVITSFITETLTIPTTSTIRIQPTTNPADDLSNKLSLLLPLLEERERQNRLLSAIEPTLPVVAPVPPTIAPSPTATSAVSKVYVSGQHPGEFSVSFTTIFNT is encoded by the exons ATGGTACGTTTAGTGGTTCTTTTGCTGTGCGTGTCGATGGCGACAACGCAAAAACCGGGCAATTTTAACTTCAAAGAGAAAG GTTTCAAAAGCAGCCAAAGCTACG ACATAGATCCACAGGTGTTGGAAATCCAGCGACAGAACCTGATAACCCAGAAGATCCTCCAGCGTTACCTGGAACGGCGGTTACATCCGGGCCGCAAGCCACAGATCCGCGTGCCATCGGTGGAGGAAATACTTCCGAAGCCCTTCTCACCACTCGCCTCCGTCCGCGATGTGAGACAGCAAAATCAAACGGGCGCGAACGATAATGGTGGCTCCCGGTACGATCTGTTCAATGTACGGAATGGGCGACAGTACAACAGGACACAGCTGGAGGAGGATGGCAGTGGGGCGGACGAGGCGTACCATGATGAGGAGTTGCCGGGTGGTGAAGATTATCGGGAGGAGCGTGAGCTGGACCAGTACGATGATTTGGGCGAATCGTTCGATAATGATCGGTACGATATCGAGTCACTGCAGTCGGGCGAATCCGAGCACGTGGATTCGTTCTATCGCGACAAGTACTACAGCAGACAGAGAG CATCTCAGCTCTCGG CACGCGATTCGGGCGAGTTGCTTGATTTGAACGCGCTGGATGAAGATTTCGAGGACGATCCGGAGCTGAGTGTGCTGAGCGAAATTACGAACGAAATACGGTTGCGCCAGGAAGCGGTTAAAGCATCCGCGGAACAGTCCGAAGAAGACGGTGCTGGGCGAGTGAAGCGTCAAGCGATCAATAACCGCACGTCACGCCGTGGTCGGGTGACGTACCGGGACACACCCACGATCACCAATCGGGTAGATGCACGGTACTACACGTCGGACGATTATGTCGACTATCCGACAACGCCCCGGTTGAACAAAAACCTGCGCGACAACTACTCCGAGTATCGGTTGCTGTCGAAGAGTCGCATCGCCGCGAACGAACCGGTCAAACCGAGCAGGCCGCGTGCCACCACGACCCAAACGACACTTGCCCGGAATGCGGCACGATCGCGCAATCGTAATACGCTCAAATCGCTGGCCTACAAACCCAACGTTTACAATGCCAACAGTCGCCGGCCAACGTTTACGCTGTCCGCGTACAATAAGGCTCCTACGCGACCGAGCAGCAACTCACGCCGGGGAGGAACGTCACGGGGCGCGTACAAGGATGAGGAGCCGGGTCGGAACTGGAATCGGTTTGGGCAGGCTACTCCCTCGACACAGGATTGGCGTCGGAAGACGGTCAGTCTCGGTAGCTCCAACATTCAACCGAGTACGGCCGCCCTGACGGTAACGTTCTTCCTGCCGACGGACACAACCGTATCGGTGGTTGCCAACTCCAAGACGGAGATCAGCTTGATCAAGACGACCACAACGAGCATTGAGGAGATCTGTACGTCCTGCTTCTCGCTCACGCAAGGTCCCAACGGACTGCCCGTGCACGTGCTCAACAAGGAGATAACGTCCTTCAACAACGATGGTCTGTTCGAGATCACCAAGTTCATTCTCAGCTCGACACCTACCACCACGATCTCGGTGTCGCAGAACACCTTCCGCGGCCGCTCCACCGCATATTCGGCCACCATTTCGACCACCATCTACGAGGCGACGCCGTTCGTACAAACCAAGGGCAAACCGGCCGATCCTAACTCGGTACTGTCGAACGCTCCGTTGGCCAATATCTTGCTTTCCCAGCTGCTGCTCGGAAATCTGGGCGTACCGCAAGAGCCTAACTTTATCCCGCGACCGACCGAATTCCTGCCCGACCCGAACCGCTACCAGGTCGTGGTGACGACGGCCACCGATTACAAGACGCACGTGAAGGAGGTGGTCGAAACGATCACGCAGACGAAATCGATCGTACTGCCGGTTACGTTCCAGGGACGCGAAATCTTAACGACTGTGTACGAAAGTGACGTCACCAGCACGGTGATAACATCGTTCATTACCGAAACACTTACCATTCCGACGACTTCAACGATTCGCATTCAGCCCACCACGAACCCGGCAGATGATTTGTCCAACAAGTTGAgtctgctgctgccactgctggaAGAGCGAGAACGACAGAACCGTCTACTGTCCGCCATTGAGCCAACGCTGCCCGTCGTTGCACCGGTACCACCAACGATTGCACCCTCGCCTACGGCCACTAGTGCCGTGTCGAAGGTGTACGTGTCCGGACAACATCCCGGCGAGTTTAGCGTGTCGTTTACCACCATCTTCAACACGTAA
- the LOC118509372 gene encoding uncharacterized protein LOC118509372 isoform X2: protein MVRLVVLLLCVSMATTQKPGNFNFKEKDIDPQVLEIQRQNLITQKILQRYLERRLHPGRKPQIRVPSVEEILPKPFSPLASVRDVRQQNQTGANDNGGSRYDLFNVRNGRQYNRTQLEEDGSGADEAYHDEELPGGEDYREERELDQYDDLGESFDNDRYDIESLQSGESEHVDSFYRDKYYSRQRASQLSARDSGELLDLNALDEDFEDDPELSVLSEITNEIRLRQEAVKASAEQSEEDGAGRVKRQAINNRTSRRGRVTYRDTPTITNRVDARYYTSDDYVDYPTTPRLNKNLRDNYSEYRLLSKSRIAANEPVKPSRPRATTTQTTLARNAARSRNRNTLKSLAYKPNVYNANSRRPTFTLSAYNKAPTRPSSNSRRGGTSRGAYKDEEPGRNWNRFGQATPSTQDWRRKTVSLGSSNIQPSTAALTVTFFLPTDTTVSVVANSKTEISLIKTTTTSIEEICTSCFSLTQGPNGLPVHVLNKEITSFNNDGLFEITKFILSSTPTTTISVSQNTFRGRSTAYSATISTTIYEATPFVQTKGKPADPNSVLSNAPLANILLSQLLLGNLGVPQEPNFIPRPTEFLPDPNRYQVVVTTATDYKTHVKEVVETITQTKSIVLPVTFQGREILTTVYESDVTSTVITSFITETLTIPTTSTIRIQPTTNPADDLSNKLSLLLPLLEERERQNRLLSAIEPTLPVVAPVPPTIAPSPTATSAVSKVYVSGQHPGEFSVSFTTIFNT, encoded by the exons ATGGTACGTTTAGTGGTTCTTTTGCTGTGCGTGTCGATGGCGACAACGCAAAAACCGGGCAATTTTAACTTCAAAGAGAAAG ACATAGATCCACAGGTGTTGGAAATCCAGCGACAGAACCTGATAACCCAGAAGATCCTCCAGCGTTACCTGGAACGGCGGTTACATCCGGGCCGCAAGCCACAGATCCGCGTGCCATCGGTGGAGGAAATACTTCCGAAGCCCTTCTCACCACTCGCCTCCGTCCGCGATGTGAGACAGCAAAATCAAACGGGCGCGAACGATAATGGTGGCTCCCGGTACGATCTGTTCAATGTACGGAATGGGCGACAGTACAACAGGACACAGCTGGAGGAGGATGGCAGTGGGGCGGACGAGGCGTACCATGATGAGGAGTTGCCGGGTGGTGAAGATTATCGGGAGGAGCGTGAGCTGGACCAGTACGATGATTTGGGCGAATCGTTCGATAATGATCGGTACGATATCGAGTCACTGCAGTCGGGCGAATCCGAGCACGTGGATTCGTTCTATCGCGACAAGTACTACAGCAGACAGAGAG CATCTCAGCTCTCGG CACGCGATTCGGGCGAGTTGCTTGATTTGAACGCGCTGGATGAAGATTTCGAGGACGATCCGGAGCTGAGTGTGCTGAGCGAAATTACGAACGAAATACGGTTGCGCCAGGAAGCGGTTAAAGCATCCGCGGAACAGTCCGAAGAAGACGGTGCTGGGCGAGTGAAGCGTCAAGCGATCAATAACCGCACGTCACGCCGTGGTCGGGTGACGTACCGGGACACACCCACGATCACCAATCGGGTAGATGCACGGTACTACACGTCGGACGATTATGTCGACTATCCGACAACGCCCCGGTTGAACAAAAACCTGCGCGACAACTACTCCGAGTATCGGTTGCTGTCGAAGAGTCGCATCGCCGCGAACGAACCGGTCAAACCGAGCAGGCCGCGTGCCACCACGACCCAAACGACACTTGCCCGGAATGCGGCACGATCGCGCAATCGTAATACGCTCAAATCGCTGGCCTACAAACCCAACGTTTACAATGCCAACAGTCGCCGGCCAACGTTTACGCTGTCCGCGTACAATAAGGCTCCTACGCGACCGAGCAGCAACTCACGCCGGGGAGGAACGTCACGGGGCGCGTACAAGGATGAGGAGCCGGGTCGGAACTGGAATCGGTTTGGGCAGGCTACTCCCTCGACACAGGATTGGCGTCGGAAGACGGTCAGTCTCGGTAGCTCCAACATTCAACCGAGTACGGCCGCCCTGACGGTAACGTTCTTCCTGCCGACGGACACAACCGTATCGGTGGTTGCCAACTCCAAGACGGAGATCAGCTTGATCAAGACGACCACAACGAGCATTGAGGAGATCTGTACGTCCTGCTTCTCGCTCACGCAAGGTCCCAACGGACTGCCCGTGCACGTGCTCAACAAGGAGATAACGTCCTTCAACAACGATGGTCTGTTCGAGATCACCAAGTTCATTCTCAGCTCGACACCTACCACCACGATCTCGGTGTCGCAGAACACCTTCCGCGGCCGCTCCACCGCATATTCGGCCACCATTTCGACCACCATCTACGAGGCGACGCCGTTCGTACAAACCAAGGGCAAACCGGCCGATCCTAACTCGGTACTGTCGAACGCTCCGTTGGCCAATATCTTGCTTTCCCAGCTGCTGCTCGGAAATCTGGGCGTACCGCAAGAGCCTAACTTTATCCCGCGACCGACCGAATTCCTGCCCGACCCGAACCGCTACCAGGTCGTGGTGACGACGGCCACCGATTACAAGACGCACGTGAAGGAGGTGGTCGAAACGATCACGCAGACGAAATCGATCGTACTGCCGGTTACGTTCCAGGGACGCGAAATCTTAACGACTGTGTACGAAAGTGACGTCACCAGCACGGTGATAACATCGTTCATTACCGAAACACTTACCATTCCGACGACTTCAACGATTCGCATTCAGCCCACCACGAACCCGGCAGATGATTTGTCCAACAAGTTGAgtctgctgctgccactgctggaAGAGCGAGAACGACAGAACCGTCTACTGTCCGCCATTGAGCCAACGCTGCCCGTCGTTGCACCGGTACCACCAACGATTGCACCCTCGCCTACGGCCACTAGTGCCGTGTCGAAGGTGTACGTGTCCGGACAACATCCCGGCGAGTTTAGCGTGTCGTTTACCACCATCTTCAACACGTAA